CTCGCAAATTCGCTCTTCAATGCACGGGACTACCGCTTGGTTGGTAGTTGATGGAAGAGGTTTAAAATCATTCAAGCTTATAAAAAATGACAATGGTTTTGCTCTTGAGTCAGGATCGTCTGAGGAGAAAGCCAATGAGACTGGGGCGAAAATCCAGGCCAACAAAGAGAGTCACGAAAAGAACATTTTTTCAAGGCTTATCGATGCTTCCATACGGCCAACCAATAGTGGATTGAAATTAGTTTTGACGGCGGATGGGCCTTCAAAATATACGGTTCGCAAATTGACACAGCCTGAAAGGCTAATTATCCATTTAAACGACACCAAACTTGAAATTTCTTCAAAAGTAAAGTCTTTTAAAAGTGACGCAGTCGAGGCCAAGCAAGGAGGGCTACTCTCGATCGAATTTCGGCAGATACGCCAAGGATTCTCTCCCATGACCGAAATCCTTCTTTCGATCCTTCCTGGAACAACGTATCAGGTGGACCGAGACCTCAATCAAATAGTTGTTTCTCTTTCTGCCCCCGAGCCGGTCGTTAAGGATAATGAAAAAAAAGGAAATCTTAATCAATTGGTTTCCCTTGATGTGGAGAGTGCGGATATCAATCTTGTTGTCAAGACGCTGGTATCTGAAGCTGGGTTTGATATTAACTTTGTAGGCGGCCCTCTCAACGGAATTGTTTCTCAAAAATTTAAAAACATACCGTTTAAAGCTGCCCTTTCGGATCTTCTTTCTCCTGGTAACTATGATTATGATCTTCAAGGGAATACGTTAAGAATTGGGCAACAGGCTGTTTTGAAGCAGGCAAAAGCGAATCTTCCACATGTTACAGAGTTAGTCACGCCAGCGGGGGGGCTTAATTCTGCTAATTTGGACCTTATGGTCCGACAAATACTTCCGACTTCAAACGCTGTCAATTCAATCATCGATCCCAGCAGAAATGTAATTGTTCTTAACGGAACAAGTGCAGACATTGATGGTTACAAAAAAGCAATTAAAGATTTGAAACTAGATAGTGATTCGGCCAGCGATAAAATTACGCGTGTCGTAAAGTTGAATTATGCGGATCCAACAAGTGTTAGTACGGTTCTTAAGCCTTATATATCGGCCGTTGGGTCGATTCAAATAAATGGAAATAGTTTGGTGATATGGGAAACAGCATCAAACATGGGTGTTCTTTTGGAGCTAATCAAAGAGTTGGACGCAAAGCCGGCCCAAGTCCTGATTGAATCCAGTATTATCGAAGTCGATGATGAAAATGATCTTGGTATTGGCGTCAATTGGAAAGGGAATAAGACAACTGGAGATCCCACGTTCACCGCAGGCGTAAGCCAAGTGCCTTCGAATGGGGTGGCTGGAATCCTTACCTTTGGCACTGTGCGGAGTGGGTTGAACATCAACGCGACTATTGAAGCGATTGTCACGAAGAAAAAGGGAAAAGTAGTTTCGCGCCCAAGGGTTGCGACGCAAAGTGGTCATCCGGCCGAAATCCAGGAAACTGAGAACGTCATCATTACACAAAAGACCGACACGACTGTGCCGAATGTCGGTATTCAAACAACCACTACTTTTCAACAAGTGGGACTACCAATCGACCTTAAAGTAACACCGCTTATTACTGATGATGGAAGAATTACCACGGATATCAATGCCTCCATCACATCGCAGTCGGGGCCAGCACCACCCAGCGGCCCTCCACCCACTAACGTCCAGACCGCAACGACGAAGTTGACAACAAAAAATGGTGAAACAATCGTGATTGGGGGGTTGGTTCGGGAGGTTTCCACGGATCAAGTCAATGGTGTTCCCCTTCTTTCGAGTATCCCGATCATTGGGGGGTTGTTCCAAGATCACGAGAAGGTGAATAGGAAGCAGGAACTTATCATCTTCATCACTCCAACTATCTTAGAGGATTAAACTTAACCTTTTAAAAGCGCCTGCAAAGGCGCTTTTTTTTTGCCACAACGCTGAAGTTATGGAGTTTGAAATTGCCAATTCGTTATTTGACAGCCGGTGAATCCCACGGAAAAGGGTTGATCGCCATCCTGGAGGGTATTCCCGCTCACCTTTCCGTTCTTCCGGAGGAGATCGATCGAGATCTAGCTCGCCGTCAAAAAGGCTATGGTCGGGGTGGTCGTATGAGTATTGAAACGGACCGGGTCGAGATTCTTTCCGGCGTTCGGAAAGGGAAGACCTTAGGTTCGCCCATCACCCTTTGGGTCGAGAATAAGGACTATGAGAACTGGGAAAGGATCATGTCCCCCGAGATCGGGGAAGGGACGATCGAGCGCGCATTGGTCCGTCCGCGACCGGGACACGCGGACCTGCCCGGCGGATTGAAATACGACCATCGGGACCTTCGCAACATCCTTGAGAGGGCAAGCGCCCGTGAAACGACAATTCGGGTCGCGGCCGGAGCGGTGGCGAAGAAATTCCTGGCTTCTTTCGGGATCCAGGTGCAAAGTTTTGTCTTGGCCCTGGGACCGGTGACCGCCAAAGCGATGAAATTTAATGAGAAGTCCCTCAATACTTTGGCAGACCGTTCGCCGGTGAGGATGTTAGACCATTCCGCGGAGCAAAAAGCGATCCAGGCCATCGATCAAGCCAAATCCAAGGGAGACACCTTGGGCGGGATATTTGAAATTAGGATCACGGGTGTTCCGGCGGGTCTGGGTAGTCACGTTCAATGGGACCGGAAATTGGACGGACGGTTTGCTCAAGCCATGATGAGCATCCAAGCGGTCAAAGGCGTGGAGATCGGATCCGGTTTCGAAAATTCCCTCAATTACGGTTCCAAGGTCCATGACGAGATCGCCTATTCACGAAAGAATGGTTTTTTCCATCCGACAAATCGAGCTGGAGGCATCGAGGGGGGGATGAGCAATGGAGAAACGATTGTGATCCGGGTTGCTAAAAAACCCATTTCGACCTTGAAAACCCCCCTCCGGTCGGTGGATATCAATACAAAGAAAGTCCTCAAGGCGGCTTATGAGAGGTCTGATGTTTGTGCTTTACCGGCCGCTTCGGTCATAGGCGAATCGGTCGCTGCTTGGGTCTTGATGGACGCTTTTTTAGAAAAAATGGGTGGCGACTTCATGGCCGAGATAAAAAAGCGATATAGCCAATATTTAAATCATCTCAAAAATTACTAATTTGAAAACCCGGATCCCCGATTCAAAGAATATTGTGCTGATCGGGTTCATGGGGTCTGGAAAATCCGTTGTTGGTAAAAAAATAGCTAAAGTTTTGAATATTGGTTTTTATGATTTAGACCATTGGATCGAGCAAAAAGCTCGGTCACCGATACATGTGATCTTCAAATCGAAAGGCGAAAAATATTTTCGAAAAATAGAGCGCCAAGGAGTGCGTGTTCTCACAAAAAAAAAATCAGTTGTTTTGGCCACCGGCGGGGGGGCTTGGGCCGACCCTGAAAACCGTCGGCGATTAAGGCGATGGGGGAAGGTCGTTTGGCTTAGGGTGAAATTTAACACAGTTTGGAAGAGGGTCGTTAAAAAGAGAACTCAAAGACCTCTGGTCGGAATTTCAAAAAAACCAACTCCCGAATTTAAAAATCTTTTTTCAAGCCGAGAAAAACTCTATTCCATGGCCGATATTATGATCCGAACAGATGAAAGAACCCCAGCCCAATCCTGTAAACTACTCCTGAAGAAATTGCTAATGAAGAATTCTTCTCAATAAATCCAAAGATTTTTGGAGCTCGAGCCTTGACCTTTCGAATCGATCTTTCCCTCGGAAGAAACGGTTATCCAATATTTGTCCGGGCTGGAATGCTCAAAAATCCAGAAAAGGGGCTCGTCCGCCATTTTTTCCCCAGGAAGACGGCAATCGTCGCATCAAAGAAAATATATCGTGTCCATGGAAGGCAACTGGCCACCTGGCTCTCAAGGCAGGGGATTCCAGTTCAAAAGATATTTGTAAATGATTCGGAAACAAGGAAGAATGAGAAAACTCTTTTCGCTATCTTAAGAAAAATGGCGGAATTTGGGTTTAATCGTGATTCGGGTTTGGTCGCCTTAGGTGGTGGCGTAATCGGCGATATGACCGGCTTGGCCGCTTCTTTATATATGCGTGGGATACCCTATATCCAATGTCCAACGACACTGCTTGCACAGGTCGATGCCGGTATTGGTGGAAAAACCGCAATCGATTTCTGCGGGACCAAGAATCTGATTGGTGCCTTTTATCAACCCAAAGCAGTTTTGATAGATCCGGACGCTCTTAAAACACTTCCCCAAAGACAATTCATTTCCGGCTTGGCAGAGGTTGTCAAATATGGAGTTATTCGGGACGAGAATTTGTTCAGTTTTATGGAGGCGAATAAACAGCCGATATTGAGCCGTGATTCAAAGTTTCTTCGGTATATCATCGCTCGCTCTTGTGCGATTAAAGCCGATGTTGTTTCGCGTGACGAAAGGGAAGGCGGACTGAGAGCTGTGTTGAATTATGGCCATACCTTAGGACACGCCCTCGAGTCCTATTTTGAATACGAATATCTGACCCACGGCGAGGCAATTTCCTACGGAATGTGGTTTGCGGGGTTGCTTTCGTCCTCATTGGGACTTTGTGGTCAAGAAATCGTTGATCGACAAGTAAAGCTTCTGCAGTCACTGGGTCTCTTCCGTGCGCTCCCCAAGTTGGATAACAATCGGCTTCTCAAAATAATGGCATTAGACAAAAAGTCGAAAAATGGCCAAGTCCAATTTGTATTGACAAGAAAAATAGGCCTTGTTAACATTCGAAAAAATATTCCCCGGTCCACAATCCTTTCGGCCTTAACCCGGCTCCAGGCTGAAGCAAGAGAGTTAATTTAGGCTCATGGCCAAGGATACCCTCTCCCCCGAAATCGCCGAACTGAAGAAAAAACTCGAAGAAAATCCAGACTCCCTCGTTTTTGCCCCCCTTGCAGACAACTATCGGAAATCGGGTCAACTTGATGAAGCTCTTTCTATCTGCAAAAGAGGGCTCGAAAAGCATCCCAATTACACTAGCGCAAGAGTAGTCTTGGGCCGGGTTTTTCAAGATCAAGGAAAGACCGACGAGGCCCAAACTGAGTTCAAGAAGGTCCTTGATTCCGATCCGGAAAATATCCAGGCCCATTCATTATTGGGATCGCTTTTTATCCAAAAAGGGGAGCATCAGGCCGCCATTGAGGAATTCCAAAAGGTCTTGACGCTGAACCCGGATGATGAACAGGTCCAAGAATCTTTGCGCCAGGCCATTGAGAAAGCGGCATCCCAGCAAAAAAATCCAAAAGCAGACAAAAAAGAAACGGCCGCGATAGAAAAAAAGACGGGTACAAAAGATTCAACCGCTTCCGTTACGATCGCCGAACTTTATCTCAAACAGGGACACTTTGACAAAGCTATTGAGGTCTACCAAGAGCTTTTGGGAAATGACCCACAAAACCTGATGCTGCGGCAGAAATTGGCGGAGGTCGTCGAAAAGCAACAGAAGGAAAATTCCAAAGAGGTCTCGGGATCCGGATTGAAGAAAAGCGAGTTCACAAAACCCCCGGACCAAAAGGAAGACGTCCTTGAGGAAACGGTCGAAACAAAACAATTCGGAAAACCTAAGAAAGAAGACGACTCGAAGTTCACTAGCGATGAGATCCTCCAAGTTATGAGACGTGGAGGGAAAGATGATGTTGTGGTCGAAGATAAAAAAAGAGCGACTCCAAACACGAAAGCCCCGCCAAATTCCGGTGATTCTGTTATTCCTTCGGAACCTGCTCCGACCGCAAGTTCTTCGGGGTCGACAAAGGCTTCTGCGGTTTCGAAAGACATGGAAGTTATCCCTGCCGACAAGGTGGATGGCTATAAGGGAATCCTGGCGGACCTTAGCTCCGTGGAAGGCATCATGCGAAGCTTCATCACCGATTCCAAAGGGGCTCTTTTGGTTGCGTTAGGGGAGAGCGGGAACAATGCGGATCATGGAAAACAGGCGGCGGCCATCTTTGAAAGCACTCACCGCTCGGTTTCTCAATTGAACCAGGGGAAGATCAATCAGGTCCTGGTCACGGCTGAAACCGGTCACATTTTACTGGTTTCTTTTGCCAAATATATTCTTGTCGTGTTGGCCAACAGCAGAACAAACCTCGGGCTTTTAAGATTGGCCCTGGATTCGGCCCAGAAAAAACTCGAAAAAATCTTGTAGTTTTCTCAGCCTAAAAAACATAACATTGTTCCTCTTGTACATCCCCGCAGATGCTTTTTGGGAAGGCCATGGATTTCAAAAAAATATTGGAAGAAACACTGTCGAATGTTGAAGGCGCCATTGGGGCCGGATTGGTCGGGATGGACGGAATTGTCATCGACCAAATCTCTCATAATACCTCGTTCGATATCAATGCCGTCGGTGCGGAATACTCCAGTATCATCAAGAACGCGATGCGCGCATCCTCCAATTTTGGATTGGGAAATACAGCGGAGATATTGATCACGACGGACAAGGCCACCATGATCATGATGATGGTCGGGCAAAATTATTTTGTCACCTTGGCCATCAATCTAGATGGCAATCTAGGACGTGGACGGTTAGAACTCAAAAAAGCCATCCCCAAATTCGAGAAAGAGCTGGCCTAAAATTTGGATGCTGATCCAAATATGCTTGTTCCTTTCGATGAAGAAAAACTGCAAGTTTCCCTTCCTCCTTCAGAAGTGTTTCGCACTTGGTTCTGGTCCTATTACGATCAATTCGGATTCTTACTATTACTCAATTTGGGGTGGGCCCTTCTTGCGTTAGGGATCGCTTGGCTATGGTCTTTGATCTGGACATCGCCTCTGGGGATATTAAAGCCCTTTTTAATATTTTTTTTCGTTCTTTCCGAATCCGTAGTTTCAATCGGATGGGCCTATGGGGTTTTCAAGAATTGCATGGACCGGAAAAGCGCCTGGATGGATATTCTTGATGGGTACTCATTTTTTTGGGCCAAAGGAATGGCGGTCGCCGGGATCTTTTGGCTCGTGGCGATATTAGGCGCTTTCAACCTTCAGTTCCTATGGTTCCATCCTTTGCCACATCGAATACTGAACTATGGGTTAGTCATCGGGATAGTTTGGATCCTTATCTTTTGGATATTGATCGGGTTCTATCTTTGGCCGGTTCTTTTTTTTCAAAACGCCCCCATTTCAAAGGTTTTTTACCGGTCATTCCTACTGGCTTGGGATTCGGGTGCCAAGAATATCCTCTATTTGACAAGTATTGGAATTTTGGCAACTGTATTCACGATCTTCTGGCCTCTTTGGTTCTTCGTCGGACCGACCTCCATTTTTGCCTTACAAAGTGTTGCCCTTGAAAAGGCCTTTTTAAAATATAAAATAACCTTCAAGGATAAGGACCTTTCGGGGTTTTTAGAAAACTTGGAGCGCGAAAGGAATCGTACTTGGCGAGAGTTTTTGCGGCCATGGGAACATCGATGAAAAATTCCCAGAGAAAATGGATCGGGGCCTTGCTCGTCCTGGCCGGGATATATCTTTTCATTGGCGGGAACAGGGGACTTTGGAATCTTTATAAACTTCACGAGGATAAGGCCCAACTCCAGAAGGAAGTCGGACAATTGAAGGCCGATATCATGCGCGGCCATGCGGAATACCAAGCTTATCAAAATGATCCTTCGGTCATTGAAAAACAGGCCCGCGAGGAATTGAACCTGGCAAAGCCCGGAGAGATCATCTATCGCTTTTCCGCCGCTCCTTCCGAACATTGACGCTTTCCCGGTTGACTTGACATCGGGAGGCCGATATCCTAACCCTTCTTTCGTCCACTTGTTCGAAGTCGAATTTTTTTGGGAAAGTCTTAGGTTCCCCCGCGGCATTGTTCGGGAAAGCGAGCTGGGCCGAGCCGAGATGGCGGAACTGGCAGACGCAAGGGACTTAAAATCCCTCGGGCCTAAAGCCCGTCCCGGTTCGATTCCGGGTCTCGGCACCAAAATTCCAGGCGCGATGAGCGCCAAAAAGACGCGGGGTGGAGCAGCCTGGTAGCTCGTTGGGCTCATAACCCAAAGGTCGCTGGTTCAAATCCAGCCCCCGCAACCA
The genomic region above belongs to bacterium and contains:
- a CDS encoding septum formation initiator family protein encodes the protein MKNSQRKWIGALLVLAGIYLFIGGNRGLWNLYKLHEDKAQLQKEVGQLKADIMRGHAEYQAYQNDPSVIEKQAREELNLAKPGEIIYRFSAAPSEH
- a CDS encoding secretin N-terminal domain-containing protein, which codes for MRCLGQNKMLLFVLFFLMFSFGLAADLDIDLSGGEKPKVVANSEDTKKEPIKPKGDQSKIKKNDDESSIAQINHVGSPDESLEIIGKALPEPSEDSSDSKIVFKFKNTKLQIKSLIKLGGERISQIRSSMHGTTAWLVVDGRGLKSFKLIKNDNGFALESGSSEEKANETGAKIQANKESHEKNIFSRLIDASIRPTNSGLKLVLTADGPSKYTVRKLTQPERLIIHLNDTKLEISSKVKSFKSDAVEAKQGGLLSIEFRQIRQGFSPMTEILLSILPGTTYQVDRDLNQIVVSLSAPEPVVKDNEKKGNLNQLVSLDVESADINLVVKTLVSEAGFDINFVGGPLNGIVSQKFKNIPFKAALSDLLSPGNYDYDLQGNTLRIGQQAVLKQAKANLPHVTELVTPAGGLNSANLDLMVRQILPTSNAVNSIIDPSRNVIVLNGTSADIDGYKKAIKDLKLDSDSASDKITRVVKLNYADPTSVSTVLKPYISAVGSIQINGNSLVIWETASNMGVLLELIKELDAKPAQVLIESSIIEVDDENDLGIGVNWKGNKTTGDPTFTAGVSQVPSNGVAGILTFGTVRSGLNINATIEAIVTKKKGKVVSRPRVATQSGHPAEIQETENVIITQKTDTTVPNVGIQTTTTFQQVGLPIDLKVTPLITDDGRITTDINASITSQSGPAPPSGPPPTNVQTATTKLTTKNGETIVIGGLVREVSTDQVNGVPLLSSIPIIGGLFQDHEKVNRKQELIIFITPTILED
- the aroB gene encoding 3-dehydroquinate synthase; translation: MTFRIDLSLGRNGYPIFVRAGMLKNPEKGLVRHFFPRKTAIVASKKIYRVHGRQLATWLSRQGIPVQKIFVNDSETRKNEKTLFAILRKMAEFGFNRDSGLVALGGGVIGDMTGLAASLYMRGIPYIQCPTTLLAQVDAGIGGKTAIDFCGTKNLIGAFYQPKAVLIDPDALKTLPQRQFISGLAEVVKYGVIRDENLFSFMEANKQPILSRDSKFLRYIIARSCAIKADVVSRDEREGGLRAVLNYGHTLGHALESYFEYEYLTHGEAISYGMWFAGLLSSSLGLCGQEIVDRQVKLLQSLGLFRALPKLDNNRLLKIMALDKKSKNGQVQFVLTRKIGLVNIRKNIPRSTILSALTRLQAEARELI
- a CDS encoding roadblock/LC7 domain-containing protein; the encoded protein is MDFKKILEETLSNVEGAIGAGLVGMDGIVIDQISHNTSFDINAVGAEYSSIIKNAMRASSNFGLGNTAEILITTDKATMIMMMVGQNYFVTLAINLDGNLGRGRLELKKAIPKFEKELA
- the aroC gene encoding chorismate synthase, with protein sequence MRYLTAGESHGKGLIAILEGIPAHLSVLPEEIDRDLARRQKGYGRGGRMSIETDRVEILSGVRKGKTLGSPITLWVENKDYENWERIMSPEIGEGTIERALVRPRPGHADLPGGLKYDHRDLRNILERASARETTIRVAAGAVAKKFLASFGIQVQSFVLALGPVTAKAMKFNEKSLNTLADRSPVRMLDHSAEQKAIQAIDQAKSKGDTLGGIFEIRITGVPAGLGSHVQWDRKLDGRFAQAMMSIQAVKGVEIGSGFENSLNYGSKVHDEIAYSRKNGFFHPTNRAGGIEGGMSNGETIVIRVAKKPISTLKTPLRSVDINTKKVLKAAYERSDVCALPAASVIGESVAAWVLMDAFLEKMGGDFMAEIKKRYSQYLNHLKNY
- a CDS encoding tetratricopeptide repeat protein, whose product is MAKDTLSPEIAELKKKLEENPDSLVFAPLADNYRKSGQLDEALSICKRGLEKHPNYTSARVVLGRVFQDQGKTDEAQTEFKKVLDSDPENIQAHSLLGSLFIQKGEHQAAIEEFQKVLTLNPDDEQVQESLRQAIEKAASQQKNPKADKKETAAIEKKTGTKDSTASVTIAELYLKQGHFDKAIEVYQELLGNDPQNLMLRQKLAEVVEKQQKENSKEVSGSGLKKSEFTKPPDQKEDVLEETVETKQFGKPKKEDDSKFTSDEILQVMRRGGKDDVVVEDKKRATPNTKAPPNSGDSVIPSEPAPTASSSGSTKASAVSKDMEVIPADKVDGYKGILADLSSVEGIMRSFITDSKGALLVALGESGNNADHGKQAAAIFESTHRSVSQLNQGKINQVLVTAETGHILLVSFAKYILVVLANSRTNLGLLRLALDSAQKKLEKIL
- a CDS encoding shikimate kinase encodes the protein MKTRIPDSKNIVLIGFMGSGKSVVGKKIAKVLNIGFYDLDHWIEQKARSPIHVIFKSKGEKYFRKIERQGVRVLTKKKSVVLATGGGAWADPENRRRLRRWGKVVWLRVKFNTVWKRVVKKRTQRPLVGISKKPTPEFKNLFSSREKLYSMADIMIRTDERTPAQSCKLLLKKLLMKNSSQ